A genomic region of Rubrobacter calidifluminis contains the following coding sequences:
- a CDS encoding aldo/keto reductase: MQYRSLGRTGVQVSELCLGCMMFGGRTGEKDSIEIIDRALDAGINFLDTANVYSRGRSEEVVGKALGRDGKRERVFLATKVHGRMDDDDPNAAGNHRRHIIEQCEASLKRLQTDHIDLYQIHRPDSRVPIDETLRALDDLIHAGKVLYAGTSTFAAWQIVESLWAAKELGLNRFVTEQPPYHLLDRRIERELVPMAQTYGVALIPWSPLAGGFLTGKYRREQEAPQDSRYGLEPRRLGRNHFVEEAWRVLEVVEALAKEKGCTPGQLALAWCKDQPGITSPIIGPRTMEQFEDNLGALDVEITDSDRARLDEVAPPGRASVFYYEADFGPHPFRW, translated from the coding sequence ATGCAGTACAGAAGCCTGGGACGCACCGGGGTGCAGGTGAGCGAGCTGTGCCTGGGGTGCATGATGTTCGGCGGGCGCACCGGCGAGAAGGATTCGATCGAGATCATCGACCGGGCGCTCGACGCCGGGATAAACTTCCTCGACACCGCGAACGTCTACAGCCGCGGAAGGAGCGAGGAGGTCGTCGGCAAGGCGCTGGGGCGCGACGGCAAGCGCGAGAGGGTCTTCCTCGCGACCAAGGTGCACGGCCGGATGGACGACGATGACCCCAACGCCGCCGGCAACCACCGCCGCCACATCATCGAGCAGTGCGAGGCCTCACTGAAGCGCCTCCAGACCGACCACATAGACCTCTACCAGATCCACCGCCCCGACTCCAGGGTCCCAATAGACGAGACCCTGCGGGCGCTGGACGATCTGATCCACGCGGGCAAGGTCCTCTACGCGGGCACGAGCACCTTCGCCGCCTGGCAGATAGTCGAATCACTGTGGGCCGCAAAGGAACTCGGGCTGAACCGCTTCGTCACCGAGCAGCCGCCCTACCACCTGCTCGACCGGCGCATCGAGCGCGAGCTCGTCCCGATGGCACAGACCTACGGCGTCGCGCTCATCCCCTGGTCCCCCCTCGCGGGAGGATTCCTGACCGGCAAGTACCGCCGGGAGCAGGAGGCCCCTCAAGACTCACGCTACGGCCTCGAGCCGCGCCGCCTCGGGCGCAACCACTTCGTCGAGGAGGCCTGGCGGGTGCTGGAGGTCGTCGAGGCGCTGGCGAAGGAGAAGGGCTGCACGCCGGGGCAGCTCGCGCTCGCCTGGTGCAAGGACCAGCCCGGGATAACCAGCCCGATCATCGGTCCCCGCACGATGGAGCAGTTCGAGGACAACCTGGGCGCGCTGGACGTGGAGATAACCGACTCAGACCGCGCCCGACTCGACGAGGTCGCCCCCCCGGGACGGGCGTCCGTCTTCTACTACGAGGCGGACTTCGGCCCCCACCCCTTCCGGTGGTAG